A stretch of DNA from Coccidioides posadasii str. Silveira chromosome 4, complete sequence:
GTTTTGACATTTCAATTAAGCCCATCCCGTGCGGCCACGGTCGATCCTCACGATGAAGGAAGCGGCCCTTTTGAGGTTGTGAAGAAATCTAAGGATCTAAAAGTGGGGGATATTCTGAAGATACGAAAGAATCAACGTCTTCCTGCCGACGTCGTTGTTTTGCAATCCCTACACCACGAATCTTCAACCTCCATCGCTTCAAACTCGACTCCTAACAGCGAAGATGCCGCTCAAGACACTGTTTGCCAGGAAGCCGGTGGCTCTGTGGACACATTTATTCGTACCGATCAGTTAGATGGCGAGACTGACTGGAAGTTACGAATTGCTTCTCCCCTTACCCAAACTCTCCCCCTCTTAGAATTTCGGAGCATTCGAATAACGGCTGGAGCTCCGGAGAGAAGCGTGAATGAATTCGTTGGGAGAGTGGAACTGGCGCCCACTTCCGTCTTATATGACTCTCCTATGGAAGCTGGTGACGGTTCAGAAAATAACAATGAATCCTGCAAAATCTCCCAAACAAAATCCGCCCCTCTCACTATCGATAATACGGCATGGGCAAACACCGTTCTAGCCTCAAATACTACAACGCTTGCTTGTGTAATATATACAGGCCCTCAGACTCGTTCAGCAATGTCGACATCCCCTTCGCGGTCCAAAGTTGGCCTCCTGGAATACGAAATCAACAGCCTAACAAAAATATTGTGTGTCTTGACGTTATCTCTGTCTATCATTCTCGTTGCATTGGAAGGATTCCAACCTACAAGCGATAAGAAATGGTACATTGCTATCATGGTCTATCTCATTCTCTTCTCAACTATCATTCCCATGAGTCTGCGAGTGAATTTGGATATGGCGAAGTCGGTATATGGAAGATTTATCGAACGAGACAAAGGAATTCCCGATACAATTGTGAGAACTAGCACCATCCCCGAGGACCTAGGGAGGATTGAGTATCTTCTTTCCGACAAAACGGGCACCCTAACCCAAAATGGTAGGTTCGCTAGGATGCCTCCAAGGAGATTTGTACGTACGCTAACCTTTCATCAGAGATGGAACTGAAGAAAATACACGTTGGGACCGTATCATATGCAAATGAAGCGATGGAAGAAGTTGCAGCTTATGTTCGACAAGGTTTCTCTACAGCATCTAATCCCAACCAACCCCACTTGGCGGCCCTTGTTACGCCATCCTCGGTGAATACAACCCACTCTGGAATGGCTGGCAGTACCCGGACGCGGCGAGAAATCAGTTCTCGAGTCAGGGATTTAATAATGGCTCTCGTCATATGCCATAACGTTACACCGACACTAGACGAGAAGGATGGCCAAACAATCACGACCTATCAAGCCTCATCTCCCGACGAAATAGCAATCGTAAAATATGCACAGGAAGTGGGTGTTCAGCTCGCATACCGTGACAGGCAAAAGATATTGCTGCGATCTGTGGAGACAGGCAAGGTTGTCGTGAGAGCCCAGATCCTAGACATTTTCCCCTTTACATCGGAAAGCAAACGAATGGGTATAGTCGTTCAATTCTCCCACACTCAAGGGGTAGAACAGGCCCAGGACGAGATATGGTTTTTCCAGAAGGGCGCCGATACGGTTATGTCTTCAATCGTAGCAACCAATGACTGGCTTGATGAAGAAACAGCCAATATGGCTCGGGAGGGCTTAAGGACACTGGTAGTTGGAAGAAAGAGGCTCTCACAAGAACGGTACCATGAATTTTCCAAGAACTATAAACAAGCGTCCTTGTCGCTTAGTTCCCGGGATACCCTCATGGCAAAGGTAGTTCACAGCTACTTGGAGTGCAATTTGGAACTTCTTGGAGTAACTGGTGTGGAGGACAAGCTTCAAAAGGATGTGAAACCATCTCTTGAGCTCCTTCGAAACGCTGGCGTCAAGATATGGATGCTTACCGGTGATAAGATCGAAACCGCGCGATGCGTGGCTGTTTCTTCAAAGCTTGTGTCCCGTGGCCAATATATCCACACGGTCTCAAGGCTAAAGGATCCAGAAGCCGCCCAGGAAGCTCTCGACTTTCTTCGCAACAAGACTGATGCCTGCTTGCTCATCGACGGTGATTCCTTAACGTTAATGCTAAGCCAATTCCGCACCACTTTTATATCCATCGCTGTTCTTTTACCAACTGTGATTGCATGCCGTTGTTCTCCAACGCAAAAGGCAGAAATTGCGCTTCTTATTCGACGACATACCAAGAAACGAGTCTGTTGCATCGGGGACGGTGGAAACGATGTCTCTATGATCCAAGCCGCGGACGTTGGGATTGGTATCGTGGGGAAGGAAGGCCGACAAGCGTCTCTCGCCGCTGATTTCAGCATCACCCAATTCCACCACCTCACGAAACTTCTCGTATGGCATGGCCGTAATTCCTATAAACGGTCCGCGAAACTGGCCCAATTCATCATGCACCGAGGCTTGATCATCAGCGCGTGTCAAACCATGTATAGTATCGCGAAACACTTTGAGCCCAAAGGCCTTTTCATCAACTGGCTCCTCGTTGGGTACGCAACGGTCTACACCAACGCACCCGTGTTCTCTCTGGTGCTTGATCGTGAcgttgatgaagaactcGCAAATCTGTACCCAGAACTATACAAAGAATTGAAATCAGGGCGCAGTCTCAGCTACCGATCGTTTTTCACATGGGTGCTTGTATCAGTATATCAAGGCTCTGTCATCCAAGGCTTCTCCCAGATTCTCGTCGACGCGACTTCCGGACCCAGGCTCATCAGCGTCTCTTTCACGGCTTTAGTTCTAAATGAACTTGCCATGGTTGCCATTTCAATCACAACATGGCACCCGATTATGATATTCTGCATCATCGGCACCGGATTAGTCTATGCTGCCAGCGTGCCTTTTTTGGGTGATTATTTTGATTTACGTTACGTGGTCACGGTAGGGTGGGTTTGGAGAGTCGCGGTTGTGTGTGCTATATCGTTGATACCTGTATGGGCTGTCAAGCTTATCAGTAGGACCTGGAGTCCTCCCAATTATCGCAAGGTTAGAGGGTAGCCTATGTGACCTTGCATAAAACATTGCACGGCGTTATTTTTGGGGAATTAAGATGGGTGCCAGAATTGTTTTCGTAGCATTGCGATGAGTTACCCCGATTTACTTGATATTCAATGTACTACTCCGTATCTGCTTTGGATTTAGATTTATACATCCCTGGTTTCATGTATTTTTTATTCTTAGATTATACGGTGTCTCCAAGCAAAACTTCATAAACAACGCCATTTAATAGTTCGATACGAGCCACATTATGGCCCAATTTAGTTCAGACCCCAACTGGTAACTTACAAGAATTGCAATGCATTCTAGCTGCACCTATCGACAGCATATATTCTGCATTAGAAAAGGCATGTATCATTAAGCTCCTGGACATATATACAGATAAGGAACTAGAAGCATTAAAGGGTGCAGGAGAAATGTGATGCAAAGGTAACGACGCACAAACGCGGCAGAAGTTATCAGGCTCAagtatggagtatggagCAACCGGATGGTAAAATGCAGTATGCGGGCTTGCCTCCAAATGCAAGGATAAAGCCACCATAACGCCACGTGCAGTAGTTAAACTCATAATGGAAAGGGAATAAAGGGTAGAGAAGAAATTTGAGTAGGTGCCGCTTTCACCGAGGCCCTGTCAAAGGATTGCGCGAAGCGTAGCCGCCGGAACCGCCTCCTCCATGGAGTCTCGCCCTCAACCTCTCCTGCGCCGAAGCAGCAGAAAGCGTACGGTCTGGCCCGGGACGATTCTGCGCTGCTTGGGATGCTTGATAAGAGCCCGCCATTTGGCTTGGAAGCGGTCTCGCACCCCCTGTTGCATTCCCTGTATTACTTCCCGGCTGACGAGCCGACTGCGATCGATCAAAAGGGTGGCGGGGAGTACTCGACGGCGAGGGACGGCTGGGTAAGCTCGACGCGGATGGCTTGAACCCGGAAGACTGTGGTGTGTTTGCGCCTCGACCTAGTCGCAGACTCGAGGTTTGCGGTTGCGCTGGGGGTGCAGAAGACGGTGCGGAGTCGCTCCATAGATCACCTAGACCACCGCGACCGCGGCCGGCTGGGGTACTGGTTTGGCCTCCATAGCCTTGGAAAGTGGCCTGTGTGGCGACggtgggtggtggtggttgtGGGGATTTCGGATCAGGAGGAAGCCAGGGAGGAAGACGGCGACCTTTTTCAGTGTAGTATGCCCGTAGGACGTGAGAAATGTGTGAGTTATCTTCATTTTCCGGGTCATCGGTTTCGTCGCCGGAGGAGATAGCGCGACGCAGTGACGTGAAGCGAGTGCTAAGGTTGGAGATTGCAGAGGAGGAGGTGAAAGAGGAGAAATACGAAGACATCTTTGCGATGTGATATAGTTCCTGCTTCGATGACCAACTCTTTCAGTTCACTTTCTGCGGCAAGTCTTCTGTTCCGCCGTCAGAACGGATAATTTCTGGTCACTGCACAATCTGTAATGCCTTCCAAGGATCATGGAGGTTGAGAACGGGACGTAGGCAGAAAAAATAACAAGTGGCTATTTTCGTATTGAATGTGATATTTGAAGCAACTCGGATTGCTATCTTGACGATGTTTGCCTGTTCAAGATCTATAATGCCCTTGCTGGTGGCTGTTTTGCATGGAGATATGAAGGGGTGCTGGTGGTGAAATTGAAACCGATGTCACGTCACACCAAAGTCATACAGGCCTTATTCACAACCACCGCCAGCAGTGCGTATCTCCCTGGCTAAAAAGCATGGATTAAATATTTACATGACTGCGAATGGCTTCGGACCCGTTGCCatcctttccctttttgaACCCAGGAGAGTTCCGGTCAATATGCTCTTCGTTTTTAAACCGTGTCACTAGATACTCGGGGGACCTTCGGGCATTGGGCTGGACCAATGTAAAGCAAGATTACCAGGTACAGCGGATGGATTGCACTGGGATTGATCACAAGGCAGTGTCGGCTAATGCTTCACTTCTCTCATCCTCCCCAGGATGGAAGTGCGATGTTGATTATCTCTCGGATCATCGACTTGCCTCAATGGGCCAATGGCGAACAGAATGATGAAGGAAGCTATCTCCAAGATGATATAGAAGATGATGATCCTGTGGGCATACCATATTCCTCGTACTCGTCTATTGCTGTCGGAGCCTACTAACACCTCTTTCACAGGAAATGTTGATTAGGCCGTCATCTATTTCGGGGACGAGCAAGGTAGAAATGGAATATCACATTCTTCTATCTCCGACTTATCAAGTTCCTGTTTTACATTTCTTTTTCAAAAATACCCCATATTCTGGTCCAAATGCACTGGAGATCGTATACGAGCATCTTGTTCCTCCAGCCTATCGATCGGACCTGAAGCAGGTGGGAGTGATGGGCGGGATTAGCATGACCGTGCGTAGATCCACGACAAGGGGCACCATTAGCCAGGTAACAAGCCGCGCGATCAAAGCTGATAATGACACAGAACCATCCGATATCAGGTATCCCAGTATATTTTATTCACCCTTGCAATACAGCAAGTGCCTTGCAAACTGTCCAAGGGAAGGAAACTCCCACAGCAGAAACATACCTGCCACTGTGGTTAGGATTAGTTGGTAACTGTGTCGGCCTCTATATACCGAAGGAGTTGTTTGCGTCCCTAAGAAATAACTCGGACGATTAACAAGTAGTCGTCGATAGTACTTTTTAAACAGCAAAAGCTCTACGGCTATCTAGGCGCTACCAATAGGACATATTTCTCGCATCAAGGGCTCCAGTTGAAGTGCCCTCTCTAATGACCATGTATCTGGCTTTACTCCTTGATTCGGTTCCAATGATATATGATACTCGATAACATGTGGCCCAAGAGGCAAGGCACAGGGAGGTGAGAGGCAAATTACCGCTTTCAAACTGGTTCATATTGTCTAAGATTTGGTAGCCATAGATATCATAGTCCAATGAAATAACAGTGCTATAACAATCCCCATAAACGCCAGGCCATATTCAAAGTTCACTTGAAGTAATTGAAACACTTTTCTATGCCCATCAAGATTATCATGCAAAGATGCTTTCTTTCGCCGGACCCTCCGTTTCGTATTCGATCTCGATCCGAGCGCCCTTTTTGCGTGGCGTAGGAGTAGGGGCTCCACGTTTCCTCTTGGTTCCGGGAGTAGGTTTCTTTCGCTGTGCATCATCTTCACTATCCTCCTCATCTCCTTCACTACTTTCTTCGTCGCTTTCATCCTCGTCGTCCTCGTCGAAACTGTCATCTCCGCTTCCCTCACCAATCCAGTCCTCGATATCCTCCAGgtcctcatcttcatcaaagTCGCTAACGTATTCAACCTGACCAACgccttcctcctcttcctcctcctccaggTCTTCCTCAATACCCTCATCCAAATCTTCGTCACGTTCACCTTCGCCCTGGCGCTCCAGTCCCCTCAGTACCTTCTTCCAGATATTCTCTTCGACATTCAGTGGTCGATCACCATAAGCTCCACTCCTTAGACGCTCAATAAGCTCCCTTTCTATAGCTCTTTCCACCTTTGCAGCAGCTTCCGCCTTTCGCTCCCTGGTCGCTTCTCTATGTCTAATCTTTGGCGCAAGTTTCGGTACTATCTTCTCTCCTAATCGTTCTTCCTCCTTGGCAAGCCGTTTCATCCGAATGCTCACCTGCGTGAGGCGCGTGAGACGCTGCTTGCATTTGTGGATTAAAAATTTCGGCCAATAGATGAGTCGCTCGTCAAGCTGTTCCAGAGCTTTTGTGTAGTTCGACGATAACCGTATTCGCTCCCACCATTTGTTCGGCATATGAGACCGTTCAATTGTTTTCATATAAAGGTACATTGCGCCGGTCGCAGGATCAGAGCGCACGGTGGCGTAACGGGAGTTTGCCAGCGGACATGATTGACGGTTGCAGAGACCAGTGACGTTGTATTCATTTCGACAGAAGTTTTGTCCTTTGGTTGTCCTAGATGAAAATAGGGTCAGAATGCAGCCCGTCAAACATTCGCGACTGTGAGAGCTCATCAAGACGTCCTAAGCAAAAGGAAGTCAAGAATGGGGAGCTTACTTCAACTTAAAGGAACAAAACTGCTGGTTGATCACCTGCCATACAATTTCATCTGAAGCCATATTTGCGTGTGGTCTGACTACGTGACCCCAAAATATGCCTCGGTGCGCAGAAAGAGTGCGGATGCGCCTCCTCACAGGCTGATCAGTCCGGCAGCTGCAAAATTATTTTGATAAACACAAAAGTTTTTAAAGTTTCGATTATATAATATCATCATTGTCCACTCACGTGATAATGCACACCCCCTTAAAACTCAAATTCGACTTCATCCAAGCTGTCTTTCTCTCTCGACTTCCACCTCCCGTCGACCCCATCTTGAGAAGCACATTCTCCAGCTATTCTTATGTTTATATTGTTAAGGAAGAAAACACCAATGATATTACCCAGCAATTCTTGAATGAGGGATTGATGTTGTGTCGTCAATCCCTATGTACGGGAGTACCTACCGTGGGTCAAAACCATGGTGTATCTCGAATGACTTGTCCTCATTGCATTGATATGCCGGAGCAATATATCTCTTCCATTTGCCTGGTATGAGGCTTTGATAACAAGATCTGGTGTCCGTGACCCCCCCCACATGTGGCCGGTCCCTCTCGAAGCCAGTTTTAACCTTCCAGATACCCTTCCGGTGTTCTTTGTTAGAGATATTAAGGGAAGAACCATAAGTATTGGAGTCAATTTCTGCTTGCTGCCTTAGCATTATTTTCATCTGTTGTGAGATTTGAGACCGGTTTTATTACATGATGATCTGGCAATGTGAGTTGCTGTTCACTCAGTCAAATGAACATGTTCTCCCACTCTTTCTTGATCAATTCTCCCCCATTCACCTTAGGGGCCAGCAGGCATCGGGAACTCCCACCAACTTCAACCTTTTCGTTTTCTTTACACTCAAAAATATCCACATGCCAGGCACATGGATATCAACTTTCTGTattcttccttctttctccAGGAGTCTCGTGCATCCTTGATAGGTTTTGGCCTTACCAAAACCCAACTTACCCGATTTTTTTTCTAGCTCTTTTGAAAGCTGTAGCGGAGCCGCTCGAACACCGACACCTTGTTGCCCTGTTCACCCCAATTAGACCTTGTGGTATTTCTCAGTGAAGACATAATGGTCAATCATATCCGCACCAATACTCCTCGGGCccaattctttcactgccACAGGTGCCGACTTGACTTTGCCAATCGAGTGGAGTATAGTCGTCATATCAATAATTCTTTTGACCACCACCCTTGTAACCTTTGCCGGCATCGAACGGATTTCAATTCTTTTACAGGGCTCCAGCGGCACCTGGAAGCTTTTCATTTATACTGCGAACCATGCCAGTGGTTTGCTCCGTCTACCCAGGGCCTGCGGCAACATAATACTTCAAGGCACTTCATGTGTGTCACCTGCGGGGATTATTTTAACAACCAGCATCAGCTCAGTGTGGTGAGGCACTTACACATCCCATTAAATCCGGATCACATAACGCTAATTCTCCTGAACCTTCCAGCATGCTTTTGTCCACAGGCCATTTGGTGTCCGCTGCTTTGGCTGTAATTTTCAGTTTCCCATCCTTTCGGCATTGTATGGCCATTTCGAGTCAAGTCGCTGCCCTTCAGGCATAACCTCTGAGGATATCCAAAATATCGCAGCCGGCTATGTTCGCAACCTGGCCGACAGCAATGGTTTCATTTTCTATTGTCGAGATTGTCAACGAGGATTCAATAGGATGTGCGACCTTCTTCAACACTCAGAGACAAGAACATGTCCAGCAGGCTACTGGGGCGGTAGTGCACGTGTTGGACTGTTAGTTCAATACATGGAGATTCGCCTTCGTAATATCGTTGAATCCCGTCGTGCGGCACCCACCAATGGGGATCCTACAGCTAAGGAGGAGGTTCAAAATGAAAAAGGCGAGGCGAATGATGCTCGCTGTCCTGCATACTCAATTCCTTCTATCATTATAAGCAAGGTCCCGGATGACAGCTAACTTGTCCTTCAATAGTCATCTCTTGCTGTCCAGGTTCTTCGCTTATCCTTCCTGTGATTTAGGTCCTTCCACCGGAGAAATTTTTGGTCTTTAGGGCCCCTGGATTTTCTGCCTTTAAGGATGGATGTGCATGCTTTCGCTCCCTTAATGTAAAAATTTCTTAAAAAAATGTCTTTCTGTGATAATGATAATCAGTTTCGCTTCTTTCATTTTTCTTCACTCAGATTTGGATTTTAACCAAAGCTTAAGGTTATTTAAGGGTCATCTTCCCTTCTAAAGGGCCCACATCCTTTTCCAGGCACTGATGATTACAAAGTTAGATCATTGATTCTCAGATGGCTTGACTTTGTTGGAAATACCTCCTTGAAAGGTATGGAGTACAGAGAGAGACGATAAGCTCTCCTTAGGCAAAAAGAGGTATGGTTAATCCTGGCTTCGGATTTATGCTGCTAAAGATCAAATGATGTCTTATTAACAAGGCTAGGAAGTAAACAAGTCCAAGACCTCAAAGGCTATCCATGACCTTTGCGACTGCAACAGCCTTTTCTTCACCAAATCTGCCTGTAATGATCTGAACACAGATCGGCATGCCCTTCACAAGATCCAAATCATCTGCGTTAGGAGCAAATGTTAGCTCTAATATCTTCATATCTCCCATTTGAGTATTGTCACTTACATTGCTGGTGATTAAATGCATCGGATTCATTCCTTGGCTTATAGTTCTTCCATTCATCACCTGGAACATCGAGGGATGGATCTACTTTAGTCACTGGAACAGTGGCTACTGCATAGTCTAACAGGTTCCAGATAGCAGTATACCCAAGCCATTGCTTGCTTTCGACCCAGGTTTTCGGGGTATAGCCGACCCAGGGCAACACAGGCATGATCAGCGCATCGATGCCAGATTCATTCCATTGACTGAGGAATTCCGTGCGATACTCGTGCTTCTGCTTGTCGAGCTTTTAAGATTCGGGAAAAGTCAGTAACTAGCGCTACACAGGATTGAATGAAAAGTGAGGTAATGGAATAAGCACCTCTTGACGTTCAGCTCGGGTTAGGTTATCCTTTTCCCGGCCAACTAGCATTCCTTGGATGAGTGGCTCATTGACCAATTTACATAATCTTTCACATTCGGCTCCACCGTCCGCGAGGACGGCTTTGAGCCATAAATGGAGGCCCTTGACGTGGGAAGATGTGTCCCACTCCACAACTACCAAAGGCGATATATGTTAGCCGTTCGAATATTCACAT
This window harbors:
- the NEO1 gene encoding Putative aminophospholipid-translocase (EggNog:ENOG410PG6X~COG:P~TransMembrane:10 (i211-231o237-254i499-519o531-550i1058-1076o1088-1110i1140-1158o1170-1189i1196-1216o1228-1251i)~BUSCO:734at33183) → MTSSHSHRPLNSRTPSVLSDSDDDLDLEELGAGTSRLRPGHDYGPSRGHERNWSSPGIALRNIRTSARNRLRNRGLGSRGQQLQDDDLDALLFDQEDDERRLSRAASSSADDNAPLLSGPNQDPSSRHPPKPDSFYANLGSKLRIPGFNAYSSPQDPRGSLARPTSSEPKPTRLVLVGQQQSVRYPANIVSNAKYTAWSFLPRTLYNEFSFFFNIYFLLVALSQIIPVLRIGYMSSYIAPLAFVVTISLGKEALDDIARRRRDSEANSEEYTVLTFQLSPSRAATVDPHDEGSGPFEVVKKSKDLKVGDILKIRKNQRLPADVVVLQSLHHESSTSIASNSTPNSEDAAQDTVCQEAGGSVDTFIRTDQLDGETDWKLRIASPLTQTLPLLEFRSIRITAGAPERSVNEFVGRVELAPTSVLYDSPMEAGDGSENNNESCKISQTKSAPLTIDNTAWANTVLASNTTTLACVIYTGPQTRSAMSTSPSRSKVGLLEYEINSLTKILCVLTLSLSIILVALEGFQPTSDKKWYIAIMVYLILFSTIIPMSLRVNLDMAKSVYGRFIERDKGIPDTIVRTSTIPEDLGRIEYLLSDKTGTLTQNEMELKKIHVGTVSYANEAMEEVAAYVRQGFSTASNPNQPHLAALVTPSSVNTTHSGMAGSTRTRREISSRVRDLIMALVICHNVTPTLDEKDGQTITTYQASSPDEIAIVKYAQEVGVQLAYRDRQKILLRSVETGKVVVRAQILDIFPFTSESKRMGIVVQFSHTQGVEQAQDEIWFFQKGADTVMSSIVATNDWLDEETANMAREGLRTLVVGRKRLSQERYHEFSKNYKQASLSLSSRDTLMAKVVHSYLECNLELLGVTGVEDKLQKDVKPSLELLRNAGVKIWMLTGDKIETARCVAVSSKLVSRGQYIHTVSRLKDPEAAQEALDFLRNKTDACLLIDGDSLTLMLSQFRTTFISIAVLLPTVIACRCSPTQKAEIALLIRRHTKKRVCCIGDGGNDVSMIQAADVGIGIVGKEGRQASLAADFSITQFHHLTKLLVWHGRNSYKRSAKLAQFIMHRGLIISACQTMYSIAKHFEPKGLFINWLLVGYATVYTNAPVFSLVLDRDVDEELANLYPELYKELKSGRSLSYRSFFTWVLVSVYQGSVIQGFSQILVDATSGPRLISVSFTALVLNELAMVAISITTWHPIMIFCIIGTGLVYAASVPFLGDYFDLRYVVTVGWVWRVAVVCAISLIPVWAVKLISRTWSPPNYRKVRG
- a CDS encoding uncharacterized protein (EggNog:ENOG410PR0P~COG:S~BUSCO:16083at33183), with amino-acid sequence MSSYFSSFTSSSAISNLSTRFTSLRRAISSGDETDDPENEDNSHISHVLRAYYTEKGRRLPPWLPPDPKSPQPPPPTVATQATFQGYGGQTSTPAGRGRGGLGDLWSDSAPSSAPPAQPQTSSLRLGRGANTPQSSGFKPSASSLPSRPSPSSTPRHPFDRSQSARQPGSNTGNATGGARPLPSQMAGSYQASQAAQNRPGPDRTLSAASAQERLRARLHGGGGSGGYASRNPLTGPR
- a CDS encoding uncharacterized protein (EggNog:ENOG410PZXV~BUSCO:12997at33183), with the translated sequence MASDPLPSFPFLNPGEFRSICSSFLNRVTRYSGDLRALGWTNVKQDYQDGSAMLIISRIIDLPQWANGEQNDEGSYLQDDIEDDDPEMLIRPSSISGTSKVEMEYHILLSPTYQVPVLHFFFKNTPYSGPNALEIVYEHLVPPAYRSDLKQVGVMGGISMTNHPISGIPVYFIHPCNTASALQTVQGKETPTAETYLPLWLGLVGNCVGLYIPKELFASLRNNSDD
- a CDS encoding 66S preribosome component MAK16 (EggNog:ENOG410PH0P~COG:A), which codes for MASDEIVWQVINQQFCSFKLKTTKGQNFCRNEYNVTGLCNRQSCPLANSRYATVRSDPATGAMYLYMKTIERSHMPNKWWERIRLSSNYTKALEQLDERLIYWPKFLIHKCKQRLTRLTQVSIRMKRLAKEEERLGEKIVPKLAPKIRHREATRERKAEAAAKVERAIERELIERLRSGAYGDRPLNVEENIWKKVLRGLERQGEGERDEDLDEGIEEDLEEEEEEEGVGQVEYVSDFDEDEDLEDIEDWIGEGSGDDSFDEDDEDESDEESSEGDEEDSEDDAQRKKPTPGTKRKRGAPTPTPRKKGARIEIEYETEGPAKESIFA
- a CDS encoding uncharacterized protein (EggNog:ENOG410PXHU), which produces MCVTCGDYFNNQHQLSVHAFVHRPFGVRCFGCNFQFPILSALYGHFESSRCPSGITSEDIQNIAAGYVRNLADSNGFIFYCRDCQRGFNRMCDLLQHSETRTCPAGYWGGSARVGLLVQYMEIRLRNIVESRRAAPTNGDPTAKEEVQNEKGEANDARCPAYSIPSIIISKVPDDS